One region of Exiguobacterium acetylicum genomic DNA includes:
- a CDS encoding sulfurtransferase has translation MFPTIQMADLQQLVRTDQIRWFDCRYDLQQPEYGRNAFLEQHVEGAQHLDLTTDLSGPVDEVGGRHPLPSKEAWQHTLEQHGVTPEDFVVLYDDGFPYAARAWWLFKWIGHERVVVLEGGFSSYLAFDLPVTDDVPTYEPSQYAPRFQDEMLVSFEELKDQLTETMIIDSRAPDRYRGEIEPLDHVAGHIPGAVNCFFEQALSPDGRLRDAEDLKELYADILPVTAPILYCGSGVTACVNVIALHSLGKTDVRLYAGSYSDWVSRGEDVSRS, from the coding sequence ATGTTTCCTACGATTCAAATGGCAGATCTTCAACAGCTCGTCCGAACGGATCAGATTCGCTGGTTTGACTGCCGATATGACTTGCAACAACCTGAATATGGACGAAATGCTTTCTTGGAACAACACGTCGAAGGTGCACAGCACCTGGATTTAACGACTGACCTTTCCGGTCCCGTCGATGAGGTCGGCGGTCGGCATCCGCTTCCTTCAAAAGAAGCGTGGCAACACACACTGGAACAGCATGGTGTGACACCGGAAGACTTCGTCGTCTTGTATGACGATGGTTTTCCGTATGCAGCTCGTGCGTGGTGGTTATTTAAATGGATCGGACATGAGCGTGTCGTCGTCCTTGAGGGCGGATTCTCCTCTTACCTAGCGTTCGATCTTCCGGTCACGGACGATGTTCCTACTTATGAACCGTCTCAGTACGCGCCTCGTTTTCAAGATGAGATGCTCGTCTCGTTCGAAGAGCTGAAAGATCAGCTGACAGAAACGATGATCATCGATTCCCGTGCACCTGATCGATACCGTGGAGAAATCGAACCACTCGATCACGTCGCCGGTCACATTCCAGGTGCCGTGAATTGTTTCTTTGAACAAGCACTTTCACCAGATGGTCGCTTACGGGACGCGGAAGATTTGAAAGAACTGTACGCCGACATCCTACCGGTCACGGCACCCATTCTTTATTGTGGAAGTGGTGTGACAGCGTGTGTCAATGTCATCGCTCTCCATTCACTCGGGAAAACCGACGTCCGGCTTTACGCCGGCTCTTATAGTGATTGGGTCAGCCGTGGTGAAGATGTCTCCCGTTCGTAA
- a CDS encoding amino acid ABC transporter permease: MSELLTIVRDNSDVYAKAIGTTLLASGLAIVFALILGLILAVMRDSRLAVFSGFARLYVSFFRGTPLLLQILILYNGLVVLQLTGFQALAFGLSLHFSAYISESFRAAISSVDRGQWEAADSLGIPRRKTFKDVILPQALSRAIPPLSNSVIDIIKSTSLGTIVAVEELTYVSDQISATTYLVMPLLLFSAAIYWIMSTLIQSVQHRLEARFSIPE, from the coding sequence GTGAGTGAATTACTGACGATCGTCCGGGATAACTCGGACGTCTACGCAAAGGCGATTGGTACGACCCTTCTAGCAAGTGGTCTCGCCATCGTCTTTGCGCTTATTCTCGGGTTGATTCTTGCCGTCATGCGTGATAGCCGCCTTGCCGTCTTTAGCGGTTTTGCACGTTTATACGTCTCCTTCTTCCGAGGAACACCATTGCTGTTACAAATCCTGATTTTATACAATGGTCTTGTTGTCCTTCAATTGACTGGATTCCAAGCTCTCGCCTTCGGCTTATCGCTTCACTTTTCTGCGTATATCTCAGAATCGTTCCGCGCTGCCATCTCCTCTGTCGATCGCGGACAATGGGAAGCCGCTGATTCGCTCGGTATTCCGCGTCGTAAGACATTCAAGGATGTCATCTTGCCGCAAGCATTATCTCGAGCGATTCCACCGCTTTCGAACTCTGTCATCGATATCATCAAGTCGACATCACTCGGTACGATTGTTGCTGTTGAAGAATTGACATATGTCTCTGACCAGATTTCAGCGACGACGTATCTCGTCATGCCGTTGCTGCTATTCTCAGCTGCGATTTACTGGATCATGTCAACACTCATTCAAAGTGTGCAACATCGCTTAGAGGCACGATTCAGCATTCCAGAATGA
- a CDS encoding aldo/keto reductase, translated as MERIQLTEDLSFSRIIHGLWRLNEWEMTKEERLELIEACLALGITTFDHADIYGDYTNERLFGEALALKPELRDRMEIVTKTGIKMKGNHFSDQSLSFYDTTKEHIIKQVNRSLQELGVEYVDTLLIHRPDPLMDPNEIAEAFVELKDAGKVRTFGLSNHTPAQQSLIQSRLPFMLVTNQLELSVSELKHFEDGSVDLCHENEMPLMAWSPLAGGRLFKDEQYAPLREKLAEIAETIGAEEIDEVAYAWLLKHPARIMPIVGSGKIERIESAVRSTKLSLTREQWFEILKASRGRDVD; from the coding sequence ATGGAACGGATTCAACTAACAGAAGATTTATCATTCTCACGCATCATTCATGGTTTATGGCGATTGAATGAATGGGAGATGACGAAAGAAGAGCGGCTTGAATTGATTGAAGCATGCCTTGCTTTAGGGATTACGACATTTGATCACGCGGATATCTATGGTGACTACACGAATGAACGCTTATTCGGAGAAGCACTTGCTTTAAAACCGGAGTTACGTGACCGAATGGAGATCGTTACGAAGACGGGCATCAAGATGAAAGGGAATCATTTCTCGGATCAGTCGCTGTCATTCTACGATACGACGAAAGAGCATATCATCAAACAGGTGAACCGTTCTCTTCAAGAACTTGGTGTCGAGTACGTGGATACGTTGTTGATTCACCGTCCAGATCCATTGATGGACCCGAACGAGATTGCTGAAGCATTCGTAGAGTTGAAGGACGCAGGAAAGGTACGGACATTTGGTCTCTCGAACCATACACCTGCGCAACAAAGTCTGATTCAGTCGCGCTTACCATTCATGCTCGTGACGAACCAACTCGAGTTGTCGGTTTCTGAACTGAAACATTTCGAGGACGGATCCGTTGATCTCTGTCATGAAAATGAGATGCCGTTAATGGCATGGAGTCCACTTGCGGGCGGTCGTCTCTTCAAAGACGAGCAATATGCACCGTTACGCGAAAAATTAGCTGAGATTGCAGAGACAATCGGGGCAGAGGAAATCGACGAAGTCGCATATGCATGGTTGCTTAAACATCCAGCACGTATCATGCCAATCGTTGGTTCGGGTAAGATTGAACGCATCGAATCTGCGGTTCGTTCGACGAAATTATCGTTGACACGCGAGCAGTGGTTTGAGATTTTGAAGGCATCACGTGGTCGTGACGTCGATTAA
- a CDS encoding transporter substrate-binding domain-containing protein — protein sequence MKHGLKLAVAALSTAGVLAACGASNDNAGSDKESKVITVGTEATYPPFTYKEKGKLTGYDVDVMNEVAKRAGYKVDYKAMDFKGLIPALDSKRIDVIANQMGITPERQEKYAFSDAYTVSGSTIIVNNKTNDIKTLDDLKGKTVGSTQGSLYAKTAEEAGAKVKYYKGANQVLKDLEAGRVDAAMNDRLFVLTELKKAGYKVKAVGETFDKNESGFMMAKNSKYTEDFNKALAEMQEDGTLAKIGEKYFNEDISK from the coding sequence ATGAAACACGGTTTGAAATTAGCTGTAGCAGCATTATCGACAGCGGGGGTGCTTGCAGCATGCGGCGCTTCGAACGACAACGCAGGTTCTGATAAAGAGTCAAAAGTCATTACAGTCGGTACAGAAGCAACGTACCCACCTTTCACGTATAAAGAAAAAGGAAAATTGACAGGTTATGACGTAGACGTCATGAACGAAGTCGCAAAACGTGCCGGCTATAAAGTCGATTACAAAGCGATGGACTTCAAAGGACTCATCCCAGCACTCGATTCAAAACGAATCGATGTCATCGCGAACCAAATGGGAATCACGCCTGAGCGCCAAGAAAAATACGCTTTCTCTGATGCGTATACGGTCTCTGGTTCAACGATCATCGTCAACAATAAAACGAACGACATCAAAACACTCGACGACTTAAAAGGAAAGACAGTCGGTTCGACACAAGGTTCACTTTACGCGAAGACGGCTGAAGAAGCTGGCGCGAAAGTGAAATACTACAAAGGTGCGAACCAAGTCTTAAAAGATCTTGAAGCAGGTCGTGTTGATGCTGCTATGAACGATCGTCTCTTCGTTTTAACGGAGCTGAAGAAAGCAGGCTATAAAGTCAAAGCGGTCGGTGAGACGTTCGACAAGAACGAATCAGGCTTCATGATGGCAAAAAACAGCAAGTATACAGAAGACTTCAATAAAGCACTCGCTGAGATGCAAGAAGACGGCACTCTTGCAAAAATCGGTGAGAAGTACTTCAACGAGGATATCAGTAAGTGA
- a CDS encoding phospho-sugar mutase, with protein MSWKETYQKWDQFADLDSTLKEELVTLATDEKAAEEAFYKELEFGTGGMRGEIGVGTNRMNVYTVRKASQGFAAFIKASGEEAAAKGIVIAHDSRHFSPEFALEAARTLASNGIKAYLFDGLRPTPELSFAVRSLQAAGGIVITASHNPPEYNGYKVYGDDGGQLPPKEADELVSYVSQIEDELSIELEQEEVLRANGLIVRVGEELDEAYQDKLQTIRVLPSIQSELADPLKIVFTPLHGTGLVPVTEGLKRYGFEHVTVVKEQAEPDGAFPTVTSPNPEEHAAFKLAIEYGDRTDADILIATDPDADRVGVATRDADGEWTVLTGNQTGALLLDYILSQKAAQGTLPANGFVAKTIVTSELGALIARHYDLHVENTLTGFKFIGEKIKQYNASGQYEYLFGYEESYGYLIGDFCRDKDAVQACLLAAEMAAYHKKEGRTLYEALQAIYEQFGYFEESLRSLTLKGKDGVAQIGRIMDTFRENPPKQVAGEQVVLFEDYDASIAHDLKTHQPSPINLPKSNVLKFTLSDGSWFCLRPSGTEPKIKFYFSVTSPDAAETTRKRQQIEDEVMQEVEQIQ; from the coding sequence ATGTCATGGAAAGAAACCTATCAAAAATGGGATCAGTTCGCTGATTTAGACAGTACATTAAAAGAAGAGTTAGTCACGTTAGCAACGGATGAAAAAGCAGCTGAAGAAGCATTTTATAAAGAACTCGAGTTCGGAACAGGTGGTATGCGTGGGGAAATCGGTGTCGGGACGAACCGGATGAACGTATATACGGTCCGAAAAGCATCACAAGGGTTCGCGGCATTCATTAAGGCGTCGGGGGAAGAAGCGGCAGCAAAAGGAATCGTCATCGCACACGATTCACGCCATTTCTCACCAGAATTTGCGCTAGAGGCGGCACGTACGCTCGCAAGCAACGGCATCAAAGCGTATCTGTTCGACGGTCTACGTCCGACACCGGAACTTTCGTTTGCGGTTCGGTCTTTACAAGCGGCGGGCGGGATCGTCATCACGGCGAGTCACAACCCACCAGAGTACAATGGCTACAAAGTATACGGGGATGACGGTGGACAACTTCCGCCAAAAGAAGCAGATGAACTCGTTTCTTATGTCAGCCAAATCGAAGATGAGCTATCGATTGAACTGGAACAAGAAGAAGTCCTTCGCGCGAACGGTTTGATCGTCCGTGTCGGAGAAGAGCTCGACGAAGCGTATCAAGACAAATTACAAACGATTCGTGTTTTACCTTCGATTCAATCGGAATTAGCGGATCCACTTAAAATTGTCTTCACACCACTTCACGGAACAGGTCTTGTGCCGGTAACAGAAGGCTTGAAACGGTATGGATTCGAACATGTGACAGTCGTTAAGGAGCAAGCGGAACCAGACGGTGCGTTCCCGACCGTGACGTCGCCGAACCCGGAAGAACATGCTGCCTTTAAACTGGCGATCGAATATGGTGACCGGACAGATGCCGACATCTTGATTGCGACGGATCCAGATGCTGACCGTGTCGGAGTCGCAACACGTGATGCCGACGGAGAATGGACAGTCCTGACAGGGAATCAGACGGGCGCGTTATTGCTCGACTACATCCTTTCACAAAAAGCGGCGCAAGGAACACTGCCAGCGAACGGATTCGTCGCGAAGACGATCGTTACGTCAGAACTGGGTGCATTGATTGCGCGTCATTATGATCTCCATGTCGAGAACACATTGACAGGCTTTAAGTTCATCGGGGAAAAAATCAAACAATACAATGCATCGGGTCAATATGAGTATCTCTTCGGATACGAGGAGAGCTATGGTTACCTCATCGGTGACTTCTGCCGAGACAAGGATGCCGTCCAAGCGTGCTTGTTAGCTGCTGAGATGGCTGCGTACCATAAGAAAGAAGGACGGACGCTCTATGAGGCATTACAGGCGATTTACGAGCAGTTCGGGTACTTCGAAGAGTCACTCCGCTCTCTAACGCTCAAAGGGAAGGATGGCGTGGCACAGATCGGGCGTATCATGGATACGTTCCGTGAGAATCCGCCAAAACAAGTGGCTGGAGAACAGGTCGTCTTATTCGAGGACTATGATGCGAGCATCGCCCACGATTTGAAGACGCATCAACCTTCACCAATTAACTTGCCAAAATCCAACGTACTGAAGTTTACGCTCAGCGATGGATCGTGGTTCTGCCTTCGTCCATCGGGTACGGAACCAAAAATCAAATTCTACTTCAGCGTCACGTCACCAGATGCTGCTGAGACGACACGGAAACGTCAGCAGATCGAAGATGAAGTCATGCAAGAAGTCGAACAAATTCAATAA
- a CDS encoding PucR family transcriptional regulator, translating into MLRQLMTVFNDQLTTDPNVYCQEQYSVYRLEDGLCFGIKATAISDREQQLLDVFAERIITTSRSDIDLWRERIQSAHALEDQSFRLVHFLFNPTDERTSEEIQQLLSSFFSQTSILIPFSTHRFTVVEREEFVIESELSDLFLALQSDFVLDGKVLLGQQRAAGDIAVQFQLEQAALAFVPSMQIERFLPAMIRLASLDDRHRATLVDQFIRLLEPESRETILAFCRANLNVSLTAKHLFLHRNSLQYRLDRLTEQTGIDVRSFEGATFLYTLLLVA; encoded by the coding sequence TTGTTACGACAACTGATGACTGTATTCAATGACCAGCTTACGACCGATCCGAATGTTTATTGCCAGGAACAGTATAGCGTATATCGCCTTGAAGATGGACTCTGTTTTGGAATCAAGGCGACTGCCATCTCTGACCGTGAACAACAACTGCTTGATGTATTCGCTGAACGCATCATTACGACGTCGCGGTCTGATATCGATCTATGGCGAGAGCGTATCCAATCTGCTCATGCCCTCGAAGATCAGTCGTTCCGACTTGTCCATTTTTTGTTCAATCCAACCGATGAACGGACAAGTGAAGAAATTCAACAATTGCTCTCCTCTTTCTTTTCGCAGACGAGCATCCTTATTCCTTTTAGCACACACCGCTTCACGGTCGTTGAACGCGAAGAGTTTGTCATTGAGTCCGAACTATCCGATTTATTTTTAGCATTACAATCTGATTTTGTACTCGACGGTAAGGTATTGCTTGGTCAACAACGTGCTGCAGGTGATATCGCCGTTCAGTTCCAACTTGAACAAGCAGCGCTTGCTTTCGTTCCTTCGATGCAAATCGAACGTTTCTTGCCTGCCATGATCCGTCTTGCAAGTCTAGATGACCGGCACCGCGCGACACTCGTCGATCAGTTCATCCGTTTACTCGAGCCAGAGTCTCGTGAGACGATCCTTGCTTTTTGTCGAGCTAATTTGAACGTCTCCCTGACAGCAAAACATCTATTCTTACATCGAAATAGCCTCCAGTATCGACTCGACCGGTTGACGGAGCAGACTGGAATCGATGTTCGCTCATTTGAAGGCGCTACTTTCCTCTATACCTTACTTCTTGTAGCATGA
- a CDS encoding ABC transporter ATP-binding protein: protein MAEIRLEHIDKIYSGDAKAVDDFNLHIKDKEFIVFVGPSGCGKSTTLRMIAGLEEISGGDFIIDGKRMNDVAPKDRDIAMVFQNYALYPHMNVFDNMAFGLKLRKFPKDEIKQRVDNAARILGLEEYLERKPKALSGGQRQRVAIGRAIVRDAKVFLMDEPLSNLDAKLRVQMRKEIIQLHKRLETTTIYVTHDQTEAMTLATRIVIMKAGIIQQVGTPKEVYDHPDNMFVAGFIGSPSMNFLTGKLAEDGLFHVSGTEEKFEVPEGKMKVLRDRGYTNKDLVLGIRPEDIHAELIYQDTKTAHRFPAHIEVSELMGAESYLYSKVGQQAFTARVDSRSHVEMGSQLDLFFDMTKAHFFDASTEATIR from the coding sequence ATGGCTGAAATTCGTCTTGAACATATCGATAAAATCTACTCAGGTGATGCAAAAGCGGTTGATGACTTCAACCTCCACATTAAAGATAAAGAATTCATCGTTTTCGTCGGACCATCAGGTTGCGGTAAATCAACGACGCTCCGGATGATCGCTGGGCTCGAAGAAATCTCAGGTGGGGATTTCATCATCGACGGTAAACGCATGAACGATGTAGCGCCAAAAGATCGCGATATCGCGATGGTCTTCCAAAACTACGCGCTGTATCCACACATGAACGTCTTCGATAACATGGCGTTCGGATTAAAGCTTCGGAAGTTCCCAAAAGATGAAATCAAGCAACGCGTCGATAACGCAGCTCGTATCCTTGGTCTTGAAGAATACCTCGAGCGGAAGCCAAAAGCACTTTCTGGTGGTCAGCGTCAACGGGTAGCGATTGGTCGCGCCATCGTTCGTGATGCTAAAGTCTTCTTGATGGATGAGCCACTCTCGAACTTAGATGCTAAATTACGTGTACAAATGCGTAAGGAAATCATTCAGTTACACAAACGTCTTGAGACGACGACGATTTACGTTACACACGATCAGACGGAAGCGATGACGCTTGCGACACGAATCGTCATCATGAAAGCGGGTATCATTCAACAAGTCGGTACGCCGAAAGAAGTCTATGATCACCCGGATAACATGTTCGTCGCTGGATTCATCGGTTCACCATCGATGAACTTCTTGACAGGTAAATTAGCAGAAGACGGTCTCTTCCATGTTTCAGGAACAGAAGAGAAGTTCGAAGTACCAGAAGGAAAAATGAAAGTTCTCCGCGACCGTGGTTACACGAACAAGGATCTCGTCCTCGGAATTCGTCCAGAAGACATTCATGCGGAATTGATCTACCAAGATACGAAAACTGCACACCGCTTCCCAGCACATATCGAAGTCTCCGAATTGATGGGTGCAGAGTCTTACCTCTACTCAAAAGTCGGGCAACAAGCGTTCACGGCACGTGTTGATTCTCGTTCACACGTCGAGATGGGATCGCAGCTTGATCTTTTCTTTGATATGACGAAAGCACACTTCTTCGATGCTTCAACAGAAGCAACAATCCGTTAA
- a CDS encoding glycogen/starch/alpha-glucan phosphorylase, with protein sequence MFKDKEKFKERFTERFVSMHGKAITEATENDIYQTLAYLVRETVTTDWLRTKETYIHKKSKQVYYFSLEFLLGRFLHNNLLSLDVLKDVERGLEELGYQLSDLTEEEPEPGLGNGGLGRLAACFLDSLAALGLPGHGNGIRYQYGLFKQKIIDGYQVELPDNWLKNGNMWEIRRSDKAVDVPFGGHVWLEEVGDGYRVHHEPAEIVRAVPYDMPIVGYQNKVVNNLRLWSAESPLDDDELLSQYRGNYKDLLAHKQSIQTISEFLYPDDTTYEGKELRLKQQYFFVSAGLRSILTSFKKRNHSLKQLGNHIAIHINDTHPVVAIPELMRILVDEEGFGWEEAWRITKSVMSFTNHTLLSEALERWPIDLFRRLLPRIYLIIEEINRRFCKDVLANYPHMEAHMRDIAIIADDRINMANLAVVGTHSTNGVAQIHTEILKQREMRLFYEMFPLRFNNKTNGITHRRWFLSSNPALANRVTEAIGDGWIQHPSDLQKLTKWAEDAALQKDIAEIKLQRKEELALLIEKETGIVVDPTSIFDVQVKRLHAYKRQLLNALHIHSLYYRLKEDRSFTMTPRTFIFGAKAAPGYHYAKEVIRYINALARLINQDPDVSPYLKVVFLENYRVSLAEKIFPASDVSEQISTASYEASGTGNMKFMMNGALTIGTLDGANIEIRDEVGDANIFIFGLTPQEVMNYKQYGGYSAYDQYSAQPELRRIIDSLVDGTLFAPGEFQAIYDSLLTYNDEYLILKDFMSYQQAQERIDRMYQQPEEWYKRVILNIARSGVFSSDRTIKEYANAIWNIKPIQL encoded by the coding sequence ATGTTCAAAGATAAAGAGAAGTTCAAGGAGAGGTTTACGGAACGATTCGTTTCGATGCATGGTAAAGCCATAACGGAAGCAACAGAAAACGATATTTATCAGACACTTGCCTATCTGGTACGCGAGACGGTCACGACCGATTGGTTACGGACGAAGGAAACATATATCCATAAAAAAAGTAAGCAAGTCTATTACTTCTCACTCGAGTTTTTACTCGGACGTTTCCTGCATAACAATCTATTGAGTCTTGATGTCTTAAAGGATGTCGAGCGGGGACTTGAAGAACTCGGATATCAGCTCAGTGATTTGACGGAAGAAGAGCCGGAACCTGGACTTGGGAACGGGGGTCTTGGACGTCTCGCGGCATGTTTCCTTGATTCCCTGGCTGCGCTCGGTCTGCCTGGACACGGGAATGGGATCCGGTATCAGTATGGTCTCTTCAAGCAAAAAATCATCGATGGTTATCAAGTCGAGTTACCGGATAACTGGCTGAAGAACGGGAACATGTGGGAAATCAGACGTTCTGATAAAGCGGTCGATGTGCCATTCGGTGGGCATGTCTGGCTTGAAGAGGTCGGTGATGGGTATCGCGTCCATCATGAGCCGGCTGAAATCGTTCGTGCTGTTCCGTACGACATGCCGATCGTCGGCTATCAAAACAAGGTCGTCAATAACCTGCGACTCTGGAGTGCTGAGTCTCCACTTGATGATGATGAATTACTTAGCCAATACCGTGGGAACTATAAAGATTTACTGGCACATAAACAATCGATTCAGACGATTTCAGAGTTTCTGTATCCGGATGATACAACGTATGAAGGAAAAGAGTTGCGGCTGAAGCAACAATATTTCTTCGTTTCTGCTGGATTACGAAGTATCTTAACGTCCTTTAAAAAGCGAAATCATTCATTGAAGCAACTCGGCAACCATATCGCTATCCATATCAACGATACACATCCGGTCGTCGCGATTCCGGAGTTGATGCGGATTCTTGTCGATGAAGAAGGATTTGGCTGGGAAGAAGCATGGCGCATCACGAAGAGTGTCATGTCGTTTACGAACCACACGTTACTGTCAGAAGCACTCGAGCGCTGGCCGATCGATTTGTTCCGTCGCTTATTACCGCGCATCTACCTCATCATCGAGGAAATCAACCGACGCTTCTGTAAGGATGTGCTTGCGAACTATCCACACATGGAAGCGCATATGCGAGATATCGCCATCATCGCGGATGACCGGATCAACATGGCGAACCTGGCTGTCGTCGGCACGCATTCGACGAATGGAGTCGCACAGATTCATACTGAGATTCTGAAGCAGCGCGAGATGCGCTTATTTTATGAGATGTTTCCGCTTCGCTTTAACAATAAGACGAACGGAATTACACATCGTCGCTGGTTCCTCTCATCAAACCCAGCACTGGCAAATCGTGTGACAGAAGCAATCGGGGATGGTTGGATTCAGCATCCGTCTGATTTGCAAAAGTTGACGAAATGGGCAGAGGATGCAGCGTTACAGAAGGACATCGCTGAGATCAAACTTCAGCGTAAAGAAGAATTAGCATTGCTCATTGAAAAAGAAACCGGTATCGTCGTGGATCCGACCTCGATTTTTGATGTTCAAGTCAAACGATTGCATGCGTACAAACGCCAACTCTTAAATGCATTACACATTCATTCGCTTTACTATCGTCTGAAGGAAGACCGTTCCTTCACGATGACACCGCGGACATTCATCTTTGGTGCAAAGGCTGCGCCAGGCTATCATTATGCAAAAGAAGTCATTCGTTATATCAATGCGTTAGCTCGCTTGATCAATCAGGATCCAGACGTCAGTCCATACTTGAAAGTCGTCTTCCTAGAAAACTATCGTGTATCGCTTGCTGAGAAGATTTTCCCGGCAAGTGATGTCAGTGAACAGATTTCGACTGCAAGTTATGAAGCCTCTGGAACCGGCAACATGAAATTCATGATGAATGGCGCCTTGACGATCGGAACGCTTGACGGAGCGAACATCGAAATTCGAGACGAGGTCGGGGATGCGAACATCTTCATCTTCGGCTTAACACCACAGGAAGTCATGAATTATAAGCAGTACGGTGGTTACAGTGCATACGATCAGTACAGTGCCCAACCCGAGCTACGACGGATCATCGATAGTCTCGTCGATGGAACATTATTTGCTCCAGGTGAATTCCAAGCGATTTACGATTCATTATTGACGTATAATGATGAGTATCTGATCCTGAAAGACTTCATGTCGTATCAACAAGCGCAAGAACGAATCGATCGGATGTATCAGCAACCAGAAGAATGGTATAAACGCGTCATTCTTAATATTGCACGGTCAGGTGTGTTCTCAAGTGACCGAACGATTAAAGAGTATGCGAATGCGATTTGGAACATCAAACCGATTCAACTCTGA